ataccagccgatagcgatagggtttaagcaatcggttatatgtccaatgtagataatgatataaaggcaatcggctgacgacgatgtaataaaataacaatataatccagtataaaccaatcggcaaataatgatatgataaataagcatcgatccgaaggtcaaagcacacatcggctggaggttcgatgtcatgaaatccataagattagattaaacagtgaaacctttgttgtcatcggctaaatcctacttatatgtatatgcaatccttatgagccgatgcaacatccagataactcatcgactgaaaccccgatgaaacccttattggcaatcaagaagcaggctagagattatggttctaagcacaacttagtagatcaaacttaactgatgcaacactaagtatgaaaagaaacataatatctagacaatcaagccgttgactgagttttcagggtggtagatgtctaagttaatctaatctagcaacgcgatttagccgatactggcagaaaccctaaaacgagaagcagccgatagagctaaatatGCTAaaactagattaacagagacatatgataaataggtaggcaaatatatcatccaaaccagagcaatccaagaggtcgaatgtactgatgcagccttgaacgacgccgacgcagacaatacaattgcctggaccggcggaacattggacttatccctttgCCGGAGAttgaagacgatgcagccctgcgtcgggtgccaagttccgtcggaatgtaaaaacaaaagtataagtaaaaagggtggcgatgcgccgaattgtattgatcgtagcgattgattacatagaccccgggtgtacatatttatacccatgggttgatacaagaacctaaagataaaaggaaactaacaaactattcctaattaatagataaattgccatgccgcatcctctttaaactcggtcacttagggataagcttcctttattagattgatttccttaaccgaatatagcaggaacccgactattggcgacttgataactcctatcggctgattccgagatgttgcggccgataatgattctaagccgatgacgtatttgccgattaccaaattttactGTTAATACACGCCCTCCCCGCGATGCCGCCGCACGACgactccatcttcctcctcggcgcggcccaccagccgccgcgccctcccatCGTCTCCAACGCCCTCACCAAGCTCGAAATGGTGATGGCGCCCAGACGACGCAAGCAGCAGCGTCACTGCCCGCCGCCCCAGCCCGGCGGCCTCCCCTCAAGCCGCCGCCGTACTGCCCAACGCCCTActgcccccgtcgccgccgccgccgtgacgctAGTCACCCATCGCTGCCGTTTCTGGCTttccgtgagagagagagagagggagcaagAGAGATATGGAAGGGAAAGGAGGTGGGAGAACATATAGAGGAGCTGACCGGTGGAGCCcactttttttaattaacttttCACTGAGTAGACcgccacgtgtatgccacgtaAGATcgaaaccgctctggattgcgCTAGGGGGGTTATTCGTCTGGTTTGAAAAGTTCGAGGTATAAAATGTCTagttttgtactccctccatactcgtaaaggaagtcgtttaggacagcgacacggtctccaaaacacaactttaactacttatttctataaaaatatttattgaaaagtgatatatgtatatttttatgaaagtatttttcaagacaaatctatacatataatttttacattttaaaactcaacaacttgagagttattcattaTTAATATTcccaatgtttgacttaaacattgtcgtAAACGACTTCCATTATGAGTATGGAGTAGTAGTTCGGGGGTGTAACTCGGCCAACCTCGAtagtttggggggggggggggggggggtattttGTACTTTTTTCTAATCATCTTTTCGTCCATATTATACGTTACTCTGGGTTTATCCTAAATAACTTTTTCtatgtttgattaagtttataaaaaaatagtaatgtttGATAATACTAATATGGTATTGTAAATGTTTCTAcgtttttatataaacttatttataCTTTAAAAAGTTTATTTATTACAAACCCAAAATAACTTGTAACGTGGAACCTGTAGGCACGAACAAGGTAGTAGAGGAGCAGAGATCGATCGGCTAAACTCCCACGTGAACCAGACGCTGCACCAAAAACAATTGCAAATTGCATCTTCCCTTCCATGCCGGATTTCCCTGATCCCGCTGAAGTCGATCGTCCTCTTTTTGCTGGCTTTCTGTTGTCTGTTATTTTATTTATCTCTCGCCTAAATAAGTACAGGCCGGCCCAGCCGATAGATCGGACCGGCCGATCGAGCGATTGGCTGGctcacacgcgcgcgcgccgtgcgcGCAGGTGACAGCCTTGCCCGCCGacgtctcgatcgatcgattgattttGGCTCCACTCGCGTACGCATAaaaaccccctctctctccacacACACCATCACCGCGCGCGCAGCACTCGCAGGAGAGGATCGAGCTAACCAAGTACGAAGCGAGTAGTTAGCGGGCGAGTACGTGGTGTTTGTCATGGAGGACGAGGCGacgtcggtggcggcgccgctgctgcggccgcgcggcggcgttgACGCGGAGGCGGTGAAGCAGCAGCTGTGGCCGGCCGGCGCGAGGGTGGCGGGGGAGTGGTGGGTGGAGTCGAAGAAGCTGTGGCGCGTCGTCGGGCCGGCCATCTTCCAGCGGATCGCGCTGTACGGGATCAACGTCGTCTCGCAGGCGTTCATCGGCCACATGGGCGacctcgagctcgccgccttctccaTCGCCTCCACCGTCGTTGCCGGCTTCAACTTCGGTTTCCTGGTATGTGCTGCATGCTGCTTTATTTACGCTACTACCAATCTCACATAACTTTGTGCTTAAACTTTGTCTCGTATGCACTTGATTTGGATCGAGACAAAAGTAGTTCATTGCAATATCATCGATTCATCCCGGCTAGAATTAAAATGACCAGCTATTCGGACAGCTTCTCTCTGTTCTATCATTTGATTGACACAAATAGAAACCGCAACGACTTCATGCCCAATCCAGCTAGTCATGCATGCCCGCTACATAAATTTCAAGTTTTCATATGGAAATCCTGATGAAAGTGTCCGACAGCTAAGCAATTAACACCTTGCAAGAAATGGCTCATCAGTTATTTGTGGCAAATTAGCTCACTTCACACTGTTACACCGTAAATTAAGTAGAATTAATGTCAGCATTACTGCCAAAACAgcagtgtctagtactagtgtTTTAAGGACTAGCTAGACTTCGTCGTCTCCAATTTGTATGCGCGTGATCGAATTATGCACGCGGTTGTTGGATTGAATTGAAATTTATTATCAACCGGCTATAATTAGACCTCCAGGCACATACTGTATTTATTTAGGTAACATCTGGCACGGGTTCACAGCTTATCATCGAAAGCTCTGAGCCCTTAATTcggtccattttttttttggctggaaGCAATAATTTGGTCCATTCAATAGGCTCTGCATCATCCACACTTCCACAGTAACTTTCAGGTAGAGTAGACTTTAtgcatgaatttttttaaaaaaatatgtaaaacagTAGGAGGCCGGTCGGCTTCATGCATGTATCTCATGCATGCACGCTTGACTGGATCTTAGAGAGCTAGCAATTTATTTACACGGACAGTAGCTATCTGAAGCCGACTTAGActatgtttagttcagcgcaaaatttggattttggttaaaattggagataatgtgactgaaaagttgtgtgtgtatgataggttgatgtgatgaaaaaggactgaagtttggatccaaactttgagtctaaacacagccttaagaaATGCCCCAAGAGTTTTTTTATGCGCTGAGGTTCAGGAACAATCCAAGAACAGATGGAAATAGTTGGCTAGTTAATCGAGGATAAGTGATCCAATCACCCTAATCATCTTTCCTTTTGTAAtttttgcaattaattatttgcccgGCGTAAAAGTTCTGTAATGACTAATGAATTAAGCCGGAAGTATCGTGTCGTAGCTGAGCACATGGATTGGGCGAATCAATGCTCTCTGATCGCTGTCGCCTTCTGCTGCTGCAGTTATTGTTCTTTATGTTTGTCCCTGTCTGTGTCCCGACACTGACGCCGCCACGCACGGCGGCCGCGACCAATCTATGACCAACTGCGTAGGTACGAAACGACATGATCTGCAATTAGTTGAGCCCCCTCTGAATGCGTCATGGCTCACGCCATGGTGATATATAAGCTAGAGTAAGTGCTAGACACTGTGGTTTGAGATAGCAGTAAACTGTTAGTAAGTGGTGTAAGTATTAGAACATGTGGATTTTAATCGGATCGTTGATCATTACGCTCCTCGCCAAAACGGATCGAACCACCTGATTCTAAAAACAAGACCATCTAGTttcaatatttttcttcaaacttccaacttttccataaACTTtgctacacacaaacttttattttttccgtcacatcgttccaattctaactaaactttcaattttaacgtaaactaaacacatcctagaTTTtacagtctcgtcataagaacTTACGAACACCTGGCGGAGAGGGACCCCATCATAACAGCTGTGTCTAGGATTGCTCTAAGGTCAGTAGACCACCTAGAGCGTCTTTAATTACCATATAGAGACGAAGTAAATTAAACGACAACTAGAATTTAGAACGATAAAAGACAAGGGATAAGAGAAAAAGGTAATTAAACTTGATAGATTGAATCGGCCATGACatgataaaataataatttggatACCTGAATCCGCTGTGACAATTTCATATTTATAGAGTGAGAAGGTATTACCTCTCGTACAAGTCGAACGTAACGAATCTGAGAAAAATGCAAACTCTCCGAAACCAGGTCACTCGGCTTAGCAAACCATAGTATCCGGCTTTCTCGGGATGAAACCATTTTGGTAGCTCTTAACAGTACGGTGAATTATATATGGTCATGGTAATAATCAAGCAATGGCGTGGTGGATTTTTGGTGTTTGTGGTTAATTAGCTGGGCATGGCGAGCGCGCTGGAGACGCTGTGCGGGCAGGCGTTCGGCGCCAAGAAGTACCACATGCTGGGCGTGTACCTGCAGCGGTCGTGGCTGGTGCTCCTCATGTTCGCCGTCGCGCTGACGCCGACGTACGTGCTCATGGAggacctgctgctgctgatcgGGCAGCCGGCCGACCTCGCCAGCCTCGCCGGCAAGATGAGCGTCTGGCTGCTGCCGCAGCACTTCGCCATGGCGATGCTGCTCCCGCTCACGCGGTTCCTGCAGTCCCAGCTCAAGAACTGGGTCACCGCGGTCACCGCTGGCGTCGCGCTCGCGCTCCACCTCGTGATCACCTACCTGCTCGTCAACACCCTCCACCTGGGCCtcctcggcgccgtcgccgccgccaacgtgGCGTGGTGGATCGTCGTGCTGGGGCAGTTGGTCTACGTCGTCGGCGGCTGGTGCCCGCTGTCGTGGAAGGGATTCTCCATGGAAGCGTTCGCCGACTTCTGGGAGTTCATCAAGCTCTCCTCGGCCTCCGGGGTGATGCTTTGGTGAGCACACATTCTCACACAACTCGAGCACAACAAAATATACATGAACTCATCATCTCGGCTAAATTGTAATTTGCTCATGTATATACAGCTTGGAGAACTGGTACTACAGGGTGTTGGTGTTGCTTACAGGGTACCTGAATAACGCTGAAATCGCTGTGGATGCACTCTCCATATGGTAACTAGCACTAGCAGATGATTGAACATTTTTCTCCTTCAAATCCAAACTAGTCTTCCTCACAAATTGCATTGCATTGTACTGGTTCTTGACTTCGTAGCTTGACGATCAACGGATGGGAGATGATGATTCCTTTTGGCTTCTTGGCTGCAACTGGGTACGTGCATTCCTACACTGGTTTGATCAGTCCATGGCCTGAACTTGATCAGCGCaccatgagtcaatgacatgagCTTGAAATGGCGCAGCGTGCGGGTGGCAAACGAGCTcggcgccggcagcggcagGGGCGCGCGGTTCGCCATCGTGGTGTCCGTCACCACCTCCGTGGCGATCGGCCTCGTCTTCTGGTGCCTCATCATTGCCTACAACGACAAGATCGCTCTCCTCTTCTCGTCGAGCAAGGTGGTGCTCGACGCCGTCAGCGACCTGTCCGTGCTGCTCGCCTTCACCGTCCTCCTCAACAGCGTGCAGCCCGTCCTCTCAGGCAAGCCCAAAGCCTCGTTGCCACAAGTTTCGCATTGCATTCATGGATGGAAGTTTGGCAAGCCATGGGTGATTGATTCTAAGCTAGCTCCCTGATGCATTGGCATTGCAGGTGTGGCCATTGGCTCAGGGTGGCAAGCACTCGTAGCCTACGTCAACGTCGGTAGCTACTACTTGGTCGGAGTTCCCATCGGTGCCATATTGGGCTGGCCATTGCATTTCGGAGTTGGGGTAATGATCCGAACACACCCCAGTACATTTTTATTAGTATGTTTTGGGGGAGAAGCAGTAATTTTGTTCGAATGCATGGCAATGTTTGGATTGGTTCTGACTGTTCATACCCAAATTGCAGGGAATTTGGTCCGGGTTGATTGGTGGCACAGCTGTTCAGACACTGATATTAGCCTATCTCACTATCAGATGTGATTGGGATGAAGAGGTGAACTCCTTTATTTCCTTCAAATTTATCTTGTCACAAAAATGGACCAGCACATTTGTTTGAACATATCTGGTGTGTTTGCATGCAGGCAAAGAAAGCAAGTACAAGGATGGAAGTATGGGCCAGCTCAAAATGAAGCAACCAAGTACCAACAGTGTGTTGGTGAGGTTTCTTGGACACACAAAGGGGGCACTTCAGTGGGCAGCAGAAGAACCGCAACTTCTGCTCAGTACAAAGAGGCAAACCATCAGAATAGATCAAGAAGACGAGAACATTTTGGAAGGCATAGCTGGTGTTTCACATATAGACATATTCACGTTACCTTAGGCTGCAGACAGCCAGTTTCTGAAGACGCTCGTTTGCCAAGAGAACATTGGAGAAGAGTGCAGAGGCTTGCGTAGGGTGATAGTATGTGTGAGTTGGGATTATATTTATTAGCCTTGTAACCTGAAATTTGCACTCGGTTGCAAGTTGCGACATGTAAGCACTGAGTATACTATTTAATGGATATTGCAACTGCAAGCCTGTGTGTTGTTCGCGGATTGTAAGACGTCCGGACACTACAAAATGGGCCAGACGGTAGCCCATTACCATCGTGTATGATATATATGCACCGAAACGAATCCACTCCTACGGTCCTACCTCACAAACCAGAGCCTGGCCAACACCAGCGATCAGAACAATATTCTTTCATCAGctctttcagagtttcagttcGTTATATTATTAATAGCGAACGCTGGTCAATTGACAATTTGTTGTTTAGCCACACATTGGCTCCTTGCTGTTGCTGTTCTCGGACGGACCTGCATTCTCTTTTACTTTCAACCACAACAGAGTACTCTGCCTACGAACTCATGAACATTCTACAGATCAGCCTGTACTGTTACGACTGTACACAGGACTTCCGCCTGCCGCCATTGATAGCGGTAACACCGTATCAATGCAAGTAGTTAATGGAGAGAATATCAGCCCATGTTAACCACTAGTAAGTATATATTCCAGGGTAAAACAGGTAAAACCTGTGATACAAAGCAGTCACATAACTGAAAAAGCGCACGATAGTTTGTGCTACTACAACAGTAAACCAGGACAGAACACATCCaacacgatgacgacgaggTCATGGGGGTTTCGACAATAGCAATACTGGCAGTACGAATTCGAGGTGCCGCACAACGGCGCACCACATTCACTTCAGCAGGGTTTTAACGATGGATTTGACGTTGAGCTTCTTGAGGTCAGTGTAAGACTGACCACAGCCAACGAACATGACTGGAGCTCCAGATATATAAACCATTGAAAGTGCAGCTccaacctatatatatattgagttgtcataaaaataaaaatactgtAAAAGAAGGCAATTGCAGTAAATCAAAAT
The Oryza glaberrima chromosome 8, OglaRS2, whole genome shotgun sequence DNA segment above includes these coding regions:
- the LOC127781737 gene encoding protein DETOXIFICATION 27-like, whose translation is MEDEATSVAAPLLRPRGGVDAEAVKQQLWPAGARVAGEWWVESKKLWRVVGPAIFQRIALYGINVVSQAFIGHMGDLELAAFSIASTVVAGFNFGFLLGMASALETLCGQAFGAKKYHMLGVYLQRSWLVLLMFAVALTPTYVLMEDLLLLIGQPADLASLAGKMSVWLLPQHFAMAMLLPLTRFLQSQLKNWVTAVTAGVALALHLVITYLLVNTLHLGLLGAVAAANVAWWIVVLGQLVYVVGGWCPLSWKGFSMEAFADFWEFIKLSSASGVMLCLENWYYRVLVLLTGYLNNAEIAVDALSICLTINGWEMMIPFGFLAATGVRVANELGAGSGRGARFAIVVSVTTSVAIGLVFWCLIIAYNDKIALLFSSSKVVLDAVSDLSVLLAFTVLLNSVQPVLSGVAIGSGWQALVAYVNVGSYYLVGVPIGAILGWPLHFGVGGIWSGLIGGTAVQTLILAYLTIRCDWDEEAKKASTRMEVWASSK